A genomic segment from Deinococcus detaillensis encodes:
- a CDS encoding ParA family protein has product MKTVTLFNHAGGAGKTSITLNAGYELARSGLRVLLIDLDPQANLTTWLGVEDPELSETVHPVATEGRPLPQPRRVHGLDLIPSRVDLALAEAIMPGRIAAELSLHQALQPIQERYDVVLIDSPPSVGKLAALGALASDNLIVPIQTRNKGINALPGLSAVMHMYHGLRPNLNVALYVPTMYDARRSHDRDMLELIRSQLAPVAEPLAQRESVWMDSGLAGVPVGVFAPSSKVADDVRQLTRQIAAALQLPYPQETV; this is encoded by the coding sequence ATGAAAACAGTCACCCTCTTCAACCATGCCGGTGGCGCGGGCAAAACCAGCATCACCCTGAATGCCGGGTACGAACTCGCCCGCTCGGGTCTGCGAGTCTTACTGATTGATCTCGACCCGCAGGCCAACCTCACCACCTGGCTGGGCGTCGAAGACCCTGAACTCAGCGAAACGGTTCACCCAGTCGCCACTGAGGGCCGTCCTCTGCCTCAGCCGCGCCGGGTGCATGGTCTGGACCTCATTCCCTCACGGGTAGACCTCGCGCTGGCCGAGGCGATCATGCCTGGCCGGATCGCTGCCGAACTCTCGCTCCACCAAGCTCTTCAGCCGATTCAGGAGCGTTACGACGTCGTCCTGATCGACAGCCCGCCCAGTGTCGGCAAGCTGGCGGCGCTGGGGGCTTTGGCGTCCGACAACTTGATCGTCCCCATCCAGACCCGCAACAAGGGAATCAACGCCCTGCCGGGCCTGAGCGCGGTGATGCACATGTACCACGGTCTGCGACCCAACCTGAACGTGGCCCTCTACGTGCCCACCATGTACGACGCCCGGCGCAGCCATGACCGCGACATGCTCGAACTGATCCGGTCCCAGCTCGCTCCGGTTGCCGAACCGCTGGCGCAGCGCGAATCGGTCTGGATGGACAGCGGCCTCGCTGGAGTTCCCGTCGGTGTGTTCGCGCCAAGTAGCAAGGTCGCCGACGACGTCCGGCAGTTGACCCGGCAGATCGCTGCGGCACTTCAACTGCCCTACCCGCAGGAAACCGTATGA
- a CDS encoding ParB/RepB/Spo0J family partition protein, translating into MTRPKRDVNKLAGLLTIAAEAGRPVSTVVTSLPVTLLGPGAGQPRRDFDPVKLEQLTSSIREHGVLQPLLVRSVGDRYEIVAGERRWRAAQAAGLQDVPVLVREIDAEQAQQFALIENLQRENLNAIDEVDAKLALVALTLGLSPVAARNRLTQMLRERRSEQPSEQHEALEQLFSVLGETWTSFTKNKLRILNWPPAVLKAVRAGLPFTVAGVIVTATPGMQADLIEQAQAGAGREALRKIVRETRVKSSALKIERSRVASVLLSEAWFRRLDAKRQQALQDWLDRMPESLKEALAEGDL; encoded by the coding sequence ATGACCCGGCCAAAACGCGACGTCAACAAGCTGGCCGGACTCCTCACCATTGCCGCCGAGGCTGGTCGTCCGGTTAGCACGGTCGTCACGTCCCTGCCGGTCACGCTGCTCGGTCCCGGCGCGGGTCAGCCGAGACGTGATTTCGATCCAGTGAAGCTCGAACAACTGACCAGCAGCATCCGCGAACACGGCGTGCTGCAACCACTCCTGGTCCGTTCGGTGGGAGATCGTTATGAGATCGTGGCTGGTGAGCGGCGCTGGCGGGCGGCCCAGGCAGCGGGCCTCCAGGACGTGCCTGTTCTTGTGCGGGAGATTGACGCTGAGCAGGCGCAGCAGTTCGCCCTGATCGAGAACCTGCAACGCGAAAACCTCAACGCGATTGACGAGGTGGACGCCAAACTGGCACTGGTGGCTCTCACGCTGGGCCTGTCGCCTGTCGCCGCCCGCAACCGGCTGACCCAGATGCTCCGGGAACGGCGCAGTGAGCAGCCCAGTGAGCAGCACGAAGCGCTAGAGCAGCTTTTCTCGGTTCTCGGCGAGACGTGGACCTCTTTCACTAAGAACAAGCTGCGGATTCTCAATTGGCCACCCGCTGTCCTTAAAGCGGTGCGGGCCGGTCTCCCGTTCACAGTAGCCGGTGTTATCGTCACGGCCACGCCGGGGATGCAGGCCGATCTGATTGAACAGGCGCAAGCGGGGGCGGGCCGTGAGGCTCTGCGCAAAATCGTCAGGGAAACGCGAGTCAAATCATCTGCCCTCAAGATTGAACGCAGTCGTGTGGCGAGCGTACTCCTGTCCGAGGCCTGGTTCCGTCGGCTGGACGCCAAACGGCAGCAGGCCCTGCAAGACTGGCTTGACCGGATGCCAGAGAGCCTGAAGGAAGCCCTTGCAGAGGGTGACCTTTGA
- a CDS encoding ATP-dependent helicase: MMNLTSEQQRIIEYTQGHTLVFAVAGSGKTTTMIERILYLVRQAQVQPKRILACTFSREAARTIEERLKKHPETQGVTSLTLHALAYRVVQEAKRLGLTELHLGEEHFSRKLFNEARAQLIAADETQRTAYFNVKFDDFATYLSVQKANLQLPYLPSDLPDQAKALISPPDKSVGLYADLYARHDELRRKQGTIDYDDSLVEAWLLMARFPQLQEAMAGRWDYVHVDEFQDVNLAQSEMLDLIASTCRSYTAIGDDDQTIYQWRGANPRYILEFAERYRAQKFTLSTNFRCPMGVIALADQVINCNTVREYKRLQASRLGNGVFLHEHRTGAAAHLAIEKLAEGVTAPDIAILIRTYAQTGELEQVFLEKGVPYLIVGGQPFYQRQEVGVLLAYLRLAMADFDVQRGLEIESERRLTLLKDWRMVANVPNRYLRGQLVEDISKRLWKGGQRLPDVLGDLSSSLRHYELKEVKKLSSALGDLTDSLGMSEGKEPLLDFAEAIGYTQHLIDSAPTREFGEERTGSVRALAEMAQQRSLGELVTYIAHLSQQARHEAKLIREEGDVPRVVIMTAFRAKGLEFPVVLIPDCKASLYKIRENPDQAAAEEERRVFYVALTRAKRELHLIVDSSEPTTFLTAVSHERLVAAHARLHGLLVRDPATLSARETFEASETLQFYQHQQFIQLWFGEQQRSRLQQRFAALSQLIEQAGPFQGQRETINQLSLERYAHHGQVVLADDPALLLFPDLPDLIREQSERHTPKPVPAKPSGLKDALGRTQSRSGSALSPAEVRVGMTVSHPKCGRGIIIGIENAGESTDVEVRFDTAGVKKLRVIYAFLKAFPSG; encoded by the coding sequence ATGATGAACCTCACCTCCGAGCAGCAACGCATCATCGAGTACACTCAGGGTCACACCCTCGTTTTCGCCGTGGCCGGATCAGGCAAAACGACGACCATGATCGAACGCATCCTCTACCTGGTGAGGCAGGCACAGGTGCAGCCCAAACGCATCCTGGCCTGCACCTTTTCCAGAGAAGCCGCCCGAACCATCGAAGAGCGCCTCAAGAAGCACCCGGAAACGCAGGGCGTGACCTCCCTGACGCTGCACGCTCTGGCTTACCGCGTCGTACAGGAGGCCAAACGGCTCGGGCTGACCGAACTCCACCTCGGCGAGGAGCACTTCTCACGCAAACTTTTTAATGAGGCCAGAGCGCAACTGATTGCCGCTGATGAGACGCAGCGCACAGCTTATTTCAACGTCAAGTTCGATGATTTTGCCACGTACCTCTCTGTTCAGAAAGCCAATCTGCAACTGCCTTATCTTCCCAGCGACCTGCCCGACCAAGCCAAGGCATTGATTTCCCCACCTGATAAAAGCGTCGGCCTGTACGCCGATCTGTATGCCAGACACGATGAGTTGAGGCGCAAGCAAGGGACCATTGATTACGACGACTCGCTGGTCGAGGCCTGGCTGCTGATGGCCCGCTTTCCTCAGTTGCAAGAGGCGATGGCGGGCAGATGGGATTACGTTCACGTGGATGAATTCCAGGACGTCAATCTTGCTCAGAGCGAAATGCTCGATCTGATCGCCTCGACTTGCCGCAGCTACACCGCCATTGGCGATGACGACCAGACCATCTATCAGTGGCGAGGCGCGAATCCACGTTACATCCTGGAGTTCGCCGAGCGGTACCGCGCCCAAAAATTTACCCTGTCCACCAATTTCCGTTGCCCGATGGGCGTGATTGCCCTGGCGGATCAGGTGATCAACTGCAACACGGTCCGTGAGTACAAACGTTTGCAAGCCTCCCGGTTGGGCAATGGCGTGTTTCTCCACGAGCACCGCACTGGCGCGGCGGCTCACCTGGCCATTGAAAAGTTGGCTGAGGGCGTGACAGCGCCGGACATCGCCATCCTGATTCGGACATACGCCCAGACGGGTGAACTCGAGCAGGTGTTTCTTGAAAAAGGTGTCCCTTACCTGATTGTGGGTGGCCAGCCCTTCTATCAGCGCCAGGAGGTCGGTGTCTTGCTGGCTTATCTGCGTCTGGCAATGGCCGACTTCGATGTGCAGCGCGGCCTGGAGATTGAAAGTGAGCGCCGGTTGACGCTGCTCAAAGACTGGCGCATGGTGGCCAACGTTCCCAACCGCTATTTGCGAGGTCAACTGGTGGAAGACATCAGCAAGCGGCTGTGGAAAGGTGGTCAACGCCTACCGGACGTACTCGGTGACCTGTCAAGTAGTCTGCGCCACTACGAACTCAAAGAAGTCAAGAAGCTCAGCAGCGCCCTCGGCGACCTGACCGACAGTCTGGGCATGAGTGAAGGCAAAGAGCCGTTACTGGATTTTGCGGAGGCGATCGGATACACCCAGCACCTGATCGATTCCGCTCCCACCAGAGAGTTTGGGGAAGAACGCACCGGTAGCGTGCGGGCGCTGGCGGAAATGGCCCAGCAGCGCTCTTTGGGAGAATTGGTGACGTACATCGCTCACCTCAGTCAGCAGGCACGGCATGAGGCCAAACTGATCCGCGAGGAAGGCGACGTGCCGCGCGTCGTCATCATGACCGCGTTCCGGGCCAAGGGCCTGGAATTCCCGGTGGTGTTGATCCCAGACTGCAAAGCGTCGCTGTACAAAATCCGCGAAAATCCTGACCAAGCCGCTGCGGAGGAAGAACGCCGGGTGTTTTACGTCGCGCTGACGCGGGCCAAGCGGGAACTTCATCTGATTGTGGATTCCTCGGAACCCACAACCTTTCTGACGGCTGTGTCGCATGAGCGCTTGGTGGCCGCCCACGCACGGCTCCACGGCTTGCTGGTCCGTGACCCGGCGACCCTGAGCGCCCGTGAAACGTTCGAGGCCAGTGAAACCTTGCAGTTCTATCAGCATCAGCAGTTCATTCAACTGTGGTTTGGCGAGCAGCAGCGCTCACGTCTCCAGCAACGTTTCGCCGCATTGAGTCAGCTCATTGAGCAAGCCGGGCCATTCCAGGGCCAGCGTGAAACCATCAATCAGCTCAGTCTGGAGCGGTATGCCCATCACGGTCAGGTCGTGCTGGCGGACGACCCAGCACTCCTGCTGTTCCCTGATCTGCCGGATCTCATACGGGAACAGAGTGAGCGGCACACGCCCAAACCAGTGCCCGCCAAGCCTTCTGGTCTGAAAGATGCGCTGGGCCGCACTCAGAGCCGGAGCGGCAGCGCGCTGAGTCCAGCAGAGGTGCGGGTTGGGATGACGGTTTCGCATCCGAAATGTGGACGGGGCATCATCATCGGGATTGAAAATGCGGGCGAAAGCACCGACGTTGAGGTCCGGTTCGACACCGCAGGCGTCAAAAAGCTCCGGGTGATTTACGCGTTTCTGAAGGCCTTTCCCTCAGGATGA
- a CDS encoding ZIP family metal transporter, with amino-acid sequence MIALSQLLLLTLIPVTATILGGVVASFRPPSPRVRSFVQHFAAGVVFAAVAGELLPQITKGHQPLGVVIGFALGVGVMLAVRALVGRLDPEEAEETDGEAAPRAATGLLAAVGIDVLIDGLLIGVGFAAGERVGTLLVVALTLELLFLGLSVAASLGQRGASKSRSILTVSGLSMLVIVGATLGGTLLQGLTGLPLEIVLSFGAAALLYLVTEELLVEAHEIKETPWITSAFFLGFIALYLIELGS; translated from the coding sequence ATGATCGCCCTGAGCCAACTTCTGCTGCTGACGTTGATCCCGGTGACCGCCACCATCCTGGGCGGCGTGGTGGCGAGTTTCCGCCCGCCCAGTCCGCGTGTGCGCAGCTTCGTGCAGCACTTCGCGGCAGGCGTGGTTTTCGCCGCCGTCGCCGGAGAGCTGTTGCCCCAGATCACAAAAGGCCATCAGCCCCTGGGCGTGGTGATCGGCTTCGCACTCGGCGTGGGCGTCATGCTGGCCGTTCGGGCGCTGGTGGGACGGCTCGATCCGGAAGAAGCGGAAGAGACGGACGGCGAAGCCGCACCGCGCGCCGCCACGGGGCTGCTGGCGGCAGTAGGCATCGACGTCCTGATTGATGGCCTGCTGATCGGCGTGGGTTTCGCGGCGGGCGAGCGAGTGGGAACGCTGCTGGTGGTGGCGCTGACCCTAGAACTGCTGTTCCTGGGCCTCTCGGTGGCCGCCAGCCTGGGTCAGCGCGGGGCGTCCAAAAGCAGGAGCATCCTGACGGTCAGTGGCCTGAGCATGCTGGTGATCGTAGGAGCCACGCTGGGCGGCACACTGCTGCAAGGCCTCACGGGGCTGCCGCTGGAAATCGTGCTGTCCTTCGGCGCGGCAGCGCTGCTGTACTTGGTCACTGAAGAGCTGTTGGTGGAGGCGCACGAGATCAAGGAAACGCCGTGGATCACCAGCGCTTTTTTCCTGGGCTTCATCGCCCTGTACCTGATCGAGTTGGGATCATGA
- a CDS encoding GGDEF domain-containing protein, producing MPNTPSPEGELLRPIDLQGPNPDAQAPSLFTAHLLPSDQPAWLSMLVAALTNATNGIVISANVKGRPIVYCNPAFEQLTGYTRSEIVGHNCRFLQGEGTDPEAIHQMRTAFDAGAATELVVLNYKKSGMPFWNALNIGPIHNAQGTLTHFIGVQTDVTERIDLQKQLEQRAFTDVLTGLPNRAQFMHELERELGLVDRQGHLALGFVDLDDFKSVNDTYGHKAGDELLIQVAARLRGVVRGADLVARLAGDEFVLLLRQTASRDVLEQIGSRTLDTFQRPFVLDAATVTVHASLGFVQHVAGEHAAALLERADHCMYAAKHQGKNSFVTD from the coding sequence ATGCCAAACACGCCGTCACCTGAGGGCGAGTTGTTGCGTCCCATTGATCTCCAAGGTCCCAATCCAGATGCGCAAGCGCCTTCCCTCTTTACCGCCCATCTCCTGCCGAGTGATCAGCCTGCGTGGTTGTCGATGCTCGTCGCCGCGCTGACCAACGCCACCAATGGAATTGTCATCAGTGCCAACGTCAAGGGACGCCCCATTGTCTACTGCAACCCGGCGTTTGAACAGCTGACCGGCTACACCCGCAGCGAAATCGTAGGCCACAACTGCCGCTTCCTTCAGGGTGAGGGCACCGATCCTGAGGCCATCCATCAGATGCGGACGGCCTTCGACGCTGGAGCAGCGACTGAACTCGTGGTTCTGAATTACAAGAAAAGCGGAATGCCCTTCTGGAATGCCCTCAATATCGGACCGATCCACAATGCTCAGGGAACCTTGACGCATTTCATCGGTGTTCAGACCGATGTGACCGAGCGCATCGACCTTCAAAAGCAACTGGAGCAACGCGCCTTCACCGATGTGCTCACCGGCCTGCCCAACCGGGCGCAGTTCATGCATGAGCTGGAACGCGAGCTTGGTCTGGTCGACCGGCAAGGGCACCTCGCGCTGGGCTTCGTGGATCTGGACGACTTCAAGTCGGTCAATGACACTTACGGTCACAAGGCCGGAGACGAGCTGCTGATCCAGGTGGCTGCACGCTTGAGGGGCGTCGTCCGGGGAGCCGATCTGGTCGCGCGGCTGGCCGGGGACGAGTTCGTGCTGCTGCTAAGGCAAACCGCGTCCCGAGATGTTCTTGAACAGATCGGGTCCCGCACGCTGGACACGTTTCAGCGGCCATTCGTGCTGGACGCCGCGACCGTAACCGTCCACGCCAGTCTCGGTTTCGTCCAGCACGTCGCTGGAGAGCATGCAGCCGCCTTGCTGGAACGTGCGGACCACTGCATGTACGCTGCCAAACACCAGGGGAAAAACAGTTTCGTGACGGATTGA
- a CDS encoding cupin domain-containing protein translates to MSEGRQDRPQHIALNRYDLKGQLARLRGDAPLAQYGRDSLTLVRDSSFTLLLVALKAGTGLPNHTAPGPISVLVLDGRVAFTSKGERCDLGPHELVTLPARIPHEVMALEDSAILITIADPVTHTDPVGLESEREVKAEESSQES, encoded by the coding sequence ATGTCTGAAGGACGCCAGGATCGACCACAGCACATCGCCCTCAACCGCTATGACCTGAAGGGTCAACTCGCCCGCCTTCGCGGGGACGCGCCCCTCGCTCAATATGGACGCGATTCACTCACGCTCGTCCGTGACTCGAGCTTCACGCTCCTACTGGTCGCCCTGAAAGCGGGAACCGGTCTGCCGAACCACACGGCCCCCGGCCCGATCAGCGTTCTCGTACTTGATGGCCGCGTCGCGTTCACCTCGAAGGGCGAACGGTGTGACCTCGGCCCGCATGAACTGGTCACTCTGCCCGCCCGCATTCCGCATGAGGTGATGGCCTTGGAGGACAGCGCCATCCTGATTACCATCGCCGACCCTGTCACTCATACGGATCCAGTCGGTCTTGAGAGCGAACGAGAGGTGAAGGCTGAGGAGTCTTCTCAGGAGAGCTGA
- a CDS encoding non-heme iron oxygenase ferredoxin subunit — protein MRVLVGQAAAFPEGSQTAVEVDGKSVVVVNYEGQFYALRNNCTHQDYPLLGGAVSLGRIKCERHGSQFELTTGKAKVLPAVKPVAVYQTSVDAGALYVLPR, from the coding sequence ATGCGCGTTCTTGTGGGTCAGGCGGCGGCGTTCCCTGAGGGGAGCCAGACAGCGGTCGAGGTGGATGGGAAAAGCGTCGTGGTGGTGAACTACGAGGGGCAGTTCTACGCCCTACGCAACAACTGTACCCATCAGGATTACCCGCTACTGGGTGGGGCGGTGAGCCTGGGACGGATCAAGTGCGAGCGACACGGCTCGCAGTTCGAACTGACCACTGGCAAGGCGAAAGTGCTGCCCGCCGTGAAGCCTGTCGCGGTGTATCAGACCAGCGTGGACGCGGGCGCACTTTACGTCTTACCGCGCTGA
- a CDS encoding outer membrane protein assembly factor BamB family protein — translation MRTLASSLLAVSLLMVARTTGAPSITEPRLAFLLIEGNAPAHFLGLPDGTVVVRQQGTLTLQLKLSAGTPLSSKAQACTSQLALSVSALDSQARFTLTARHFTANHADVWISTNGNCNDAGSALGKRTLRAEGSVKWTFATSNRVDSSPAIAGGSTVYIGSGDANVYALGAATGQLRWKFKTGGYVFASPVLGTDGVIYIGSTDHNIYAIKPDGKLQWKFRTGGYVIASAALGVDGTVYVGSDDRNVYALNPLTGKPKWVFGTGKAVESSPAIGADGTVYVGSADTSVYALNPRTGRPRWTFSTNGAVLFSPALGQNNAVYIGSNDGNVYALDAATGQLRWKFGTGSLVTSSPAVGVDGTVYIGSNDGNLYALNSLDGQPRWTFATGNFVASSPALSADGTLYVGAHNGNVYAINSQTGRPQWNYRTNSLVISSPAIGTDGTVYVGTGRNVSALYSLSPGLATSSWPKLHQNNNNTGRPEKVAPSQKAHL, via the coding sequence ATGCGAACGTTAGCTTCCAGCCTGCTTGCCGTCTCCCTGTTGATGGTCGCCAGAACGACAGGTGCTCCGTCCATCACTGAGCCTCGACTCGCCTTTCTATTGATCGAGGGCAATGCCCCTGCTCATTTCCTGGGCCTTCCGGATGGCACGGTCGTCGTGAGACAACAAGGCACGCTCACCCTTCAGCTCAAGTTGAGCGCAGGGACGCCACTGTCTTCAAAGGCTCAAGCTTGCACCAGCCAGTTAGCGCTGAGCGTGAGTGCTCTGGACAGCCAGGCCCGTTTTACCCTGACGGCCCGTCACTTCACGGCCAACCATGCCGACGTATGGATCAGCACCAATGGCAACTGCAACGATGCGGGCAGCGCACTGGGGAAACGAACGCTCCGTGCGGAAGGCTCAGTCAAGTGGACGTTTGCCACAAGCAACCGGGTGGACTCCTCGCCTGCAATTGCGGGAGGGAGCACGGTCTATATCGGTTCAGGAGATGCCAACGTCTATGCACTCGGTGCTGCGACGGGCCAGCTTCGGTGGAAGTTTAAAACGGGCGGTTACGTCTTTGCCTCACCTGTTCTGGGTACAGATGGCGTGATCTATATCGGGTCTACTGATCACAACATCTACGCTATCAAGCCTGATGGCAAGCTTCAGTGGAAGTTCAGAACGGGCGGTTACGTCATCGCCTCGGCGGCCCTGGGGGTAGACGGCACCGTCTATGTCGGTTCCGATGACCGCAATGTCTACGCCCTCAATCCCTTGACGGGGAAACCCAAGTGGGTGTTTGGCACCGGCAAGGCGGTCGAGTCTTCACCTGCCATTGGTGCAGATGGCACGGTGTATGTCGGTTCAGCAGATACCAGCGTCTACGCCCTCAATCCCAGAACGGGTCGGCCCAGATGGACGTTCAGCACGAACGGTGCCGTCCTCTTTTCACCCGCGTTGGGTCAGAACAATGCGGTCTACATCGGTTCTAACGACGGGAACGTGTACGCCCTGGACGCCGCGACAGGCCAGCTCAGGTGGAAATTTGGGACGGGCAGCCTGGTGACCTCGTCACCTGCGGTTGGTGTAGATGGCACGGTCTACATCGGCTCCAATGACGGCAACCTGTACGCCCTGAACTCCCTGGATGGGCAACCCAGATGGACGTTTGCCACCGGCAACTTTGTCGCTTCTTCACCGGCTCTGAGTGCAGACGGCACGCTCTATGTCGGTGCTCATAACGGGAACGTCTATGCCATCAACTCCCAAACGGGTCGGCCTCAGTGGAACTACCGTACGAACAGCCTGGTCATATCCTCGCCAGCGATAGGTACGGACGGTACGGTCTATGTGGGTACAGGACGCAACGTTTCTGCCCTGTACTCGCTTTCACCTGGACTGGCGACCAGCAGTTGGCCCAAGCTCCATCAGAACAACAACAATACGGGACGCCCAGAGAAGGTCGCTCCTTCCCAGAAAGCTCACCTGTAA
- a CDS encoding molybdopterin-dependent oxidoreductase, translating into MHSSRPKENSVHFPVDRRPGLWIRPELLIGLTALVALPIIIAWIQYGLFGLPAVTDPVRTFSGSSSSGFPLWLRTAHYISFVLTLLLIRSGLSILADHPRLYRDRDCTPNSEWIRFTPLKVPTDRLWTAKDDARYISPLWSLPGYRHTVGVARHWHFLSVLFWVLTGVIYVVLLFVQGHWARLVPTYWGILPESWNIFVHYATFHLPAEPDGFYAYQALQQLAYFSVVFVMAPLSILSGLAMSPALDGRFSWYPRLFGGRQGARSLHFLLMVGFSVFLVIHVSLVIATGFVRNMNHIVMGNDTSSATGWILGLIGIAAALAVLFAAHWVSWHRPRALQLAARRTVGALTLRTLDPLTPSTEFSRDDISPHFWSNGKLPTSEEWQTLLAEDFQGFRLRVSGLVDHPVELSLGEIIALGQENHITLHHCIQGWSGVAEWGGLSMSALSELVRPQPEAKVMVFHSFGEGLYGGEYYETLSLRDALHPQCLLAYEMNGERLGANHGAPLRLRAENQLGYKMIKWISSIEFVASEKEVGQGFGGANEDHEYFDLVPNI; encoded by the coding sequence ATGCATTCATCACGTCCAAAGGAAAATAGTGTTCACTTCCCGGTAGATCGCCGTCCGGGCCTGTGGATCCGGCCAGAATTGCTGATCGGTCTGACAGCGCTGGTGGCGCTGCCGATCATCATCGCCTGGATTCAGTACGGGCTTTTCGGTCTGCCTGCTGTGACTGACCCGGTTCGCACCTTTTCCGGCTCGTCCTCGTCAGGTTTCCCGCTCTGGCTGCGGACCGCCCACTACATCAGCTTCGTGTTGACGCTGCTGCTGATTCGCAGTGGCCTATCCATCCTGGCCGATCACCCTCGCCTGTACCGCGACCGCGACTGTACCCCCAATTCGGAATGGATTCGCTTTACGCCACTGAAGGTTCCTACAGACCGCCTCTGGACAGCCAAAGACGATGCCCGCTACATCTCGCCGCTGTGGAGCCTACCGGGCTACCGCCATACCGTTGGCGTGGCCCGGCACTGGCATTTTCTCTCGGTGCTGTTCTGGGTGCTGACTGGCGTGATTTACGTCGTGCTGCTATTCGTGCAGGGGCACTGGGCGCGGCTGGTGCCGACGTACTGGGGCATCCTCCCCGAATCCTGGAACATCTTCGTTCATTACGCGACCTTCCACCTGCCCGCCGAACCGGACGGCTTTTATGCGTATCAGGCCTTGCAGCAGCTCGCCTATTTTTCCGTCGTATTCGTGATGGCTCCGCTGTCCATCCTGAGCGGGCTGGCCATGTCACCCGCGCTGGATGGCCGCTTTTCGTGGTACCCGCGTTTGTTTGGCGGGCGACAGGGAGCCAGGTCACTGCATTTTCTACTGATGGTGGGCTTCTCGGTGTTCCTGGTGATTCATGTATCTCTGGTGATCGCCACCGGCTTCGTCCGGAATATGAACCACATCGTCATGGGCAATGACACCAGCAGCGCCACCGGCTGGATACTTGGCCTGATCGGCATCGCCGCCGCTCTCGCCGTTCTATTTGCAGCCCACTGGGTGTCGTGGCATCGTCCGCGCGCCCTGCAACTCGCGGCCCGGCGCACCGTCGGCGCATTGACCCTGCGGACACTTGATCCCTTGACACCCAGCACCGAATTCAGCAGAGACGACATCTCGCCGCACTTCTGGTCAAACGGCAAACTGCCAACTTCCGAGGAGTGGCAGACGCTGCTCGCCGAAGACTTTCAAGGGTTTAGGCTGCGCGTGTCGGGCCTGGTGGACCATCCAGTCGAACTCTCACTCGGCGAGATCATAGCGCTGGGTCAAGAAAATCACATCACCCTGCACCACTGCATCCAGGGTTGGTCCGGCGTGGCCGAATGGGGCGGCCTGTCCATGAGCGCCCTGAGCGAACTGGTGCGGCCCCAACCTGAAGCGAAAGTCATGGTGTTCCATTCGTTCGGTGAGGGCCTGTACGGGGGCGAATATTACGAGACCCTCTCGCTGAGAGACGCCCTGCACCCGCAATGTCTGCTGGCCTACGAGATGAACGGCGAGCGGCTGGGAGCCAACCACGGTGCGCCACTGAGACTCCGGGCCGAGAATCAACTGGGTTACAAGATGATCAAGTGGATCAGCAGCATCGAGTTCGTTGCCAGCGAAAAGGAGGTGGGCCAGGGTTTTGGCGGCGCGAACGAGGATCACGAATACTTTGACCTCGTGCCCAATATCTGA
- a CDS encoding polysaccharide deacetylase family protein — protein sequence MRPASHEFEKVPVYVGTPQGLAAQRVRQLADQLNGGVHKGVFFHGSPHHRNAALSFDDAPHPIYAPLLLEILQRANVKATFFCIGRNVRAYPYYICDIQAHGHEIGNHTFHHVRLTGLPLQTVKDELQQCNQILSAITGKAVKYFRPPGGRCSPETLAVAGSLGLTTAF from the coding sequence GTGCGGCCCGCTTCCCACGAATTTGAGAAGGTCCCGGTGTATGTCGGAACACCCCAGGGGCTGGCCGCTCAACGGGTACGCCAGCTCGCCGATCAGCTCAATGGTGGCGTCCACAAAGGCGTCTTCTTTCATGGCAGTCCACATCACCGGAACGCTGCTCTGTCTTTTGATGATGCGCCGCATCCGATCTACGCACCGCTGCTGCTTGAAATCTTGCAGCGGGCCAACGTGAAGGCGACTTTCTTCTGCATCGGACGCAACGTGCGGGCCTACCCTTACTACATTTGTGACATTCAAGCGCACGGCCACGAGATCGGCAACCATACCTTCCATCACGTCCGGTTGACAGGGCTGCCACTCCAGACGGTGAAAGACGAACTTCAGCAGTGCAATCAGATACTGAGCGCCATCACTGGCAAGGCAGTGAAATACTTCCGGCCTCCGGGCGGGCGCTGTTCCCCAGAAACACTGGCGGTGGCCGGGTCACTTGGGCTGACGACCGCCTTCTGA